The Kitasatospora acidiphila region GCGGCCTGGGGCGCGTCTCACCTGGTAGCCCTCCAGCATGGGCTTCAGGGCTTTGCTGTCATGGGTGTTGGCCGCGCTCACACCAACGACCAGGGGCAGCCCTCCCGCGTCCGACAGGACGTACATCTTGGAACCCGGCTTGCCTCTGTCCACGGGGCTCGGACCTGTGAGTTCGCCCCTTTTTTGGCCCGCACCCGAGCCGAGTCGAGAACGACGCGCGAGACGTCGACCAGACCGGCATCGTCCATGCGCTGCAGGACCGCCTCGTGCAGCCGTGCCCACACCCCGGCGAGCGACCAGATGACAAACCGGCGGTGGGCGGTGGACTTGGAGACCCCGAAGCAGGGCGGCAATGCCCGCCAGGAACACCCGCTGACCAGTACGTACACGATCGCCGCGAACAGCGTCTCGTCAGGCGTGTTCGCCGTCCCGCCGCCCTGCGGCCGCACCCGATCCGGCGGGATCAGCGGCCTCGCGATCTCCCACAGCCCGTCCGGAACAATCCAACTCCACGTACCCCGCCCCATGCACAGACCAACGAGCCAACACCACATAGGACACGGTCTAAGTTCGACATCCTGGACTGGGCGCAGAGCAACGTCACCAGCACCGGCTGGCGGTGCCCCGACGGCCGGACCGGCGACTACGACCAGGGCTGGCTGGACGCCACCGCCGCCGCGAGCGACCGCCTGGCCGAGTACGCCGAGCGCGCCCGCGTCGAAGCCCAACACGGCGGCCTCGGCGTTCCTCCGGGGTCGACACCGCCCGGGCCCGCACCCGTCACACCCACGGTCCCCACGGAGGCCGAGTCCTTGAAACGCTGACCGACCAACTGCCCGCCCGCCGGCCGCCACCACCCACCGGCCGCCACCACCCACCGGCCGCCACCACCCACCGGCCGCCACCACCCGGCGGCGGCCGCCGTTGAACCGCACAGCCAACGAGGGGAGAGGCATGATGACCATCACGCCCAAATCCGCGAACCCGCTGGCCGGGCACACCGTG contains the following coding sequences:
- a CDS encoding IS5 family transposase (programmed frameshift) — protein: MGRGTWSWIVPDGLWEIARPLIPPDRVRPQGGGTANTPDETLFAAIVYVLVSGCSWRALPPCFGVSKSTAHRRFVIWSLAGVWARLHEAVLQRMDDAGLVDVSRVVLDSARVRAKKGGELTGPSPVDRGKPGSKMYVLSDAGGLPLVVGVSAANTHDSKALKPMLEGYQVRRAPGRGPSRKPGRLHADKAYDVPHLRKWLRGKRIGVRIARKGIESSERLGRRRWVIERTMSWLSGYRRLNHRYERDPGNYLAFLGLAAALCCYKRLIRLTT